The proteins below are encoded in one region of Edaphobacter bradus:
- a CDS encoding WbqC family protein, whose product MVDSPEPINPSQHSAICGVTAAGGTIAASHQPNYIPWLGYFFKVALVDKFVFVDTVAYSCGSFTNRNSIKTPNGPAWLTIPVLKSGRTGQLIMEVQTDNIQPWVRRHVMALQSNYGKAPYFKEIFALLEPHYGAVDGSTNSLAEFNIGLIRAIAAYLGIDTQWIRASELGVAGAKTDLVASICTAVGADTYVAGMGAKAYMESDKLENAGVALAYSSFSQTRYPQLSGEFVSNLSIVDVLMNCGARGTRRLLGIESDPV is encoded by the coding sequence ATGGTAGATAGTCCGGAACCAATCAACCCGTCACAGCATTCGGCAATCTGCGGAGTAACCGCAGCTGGAGGAACGATTGCAGCCAGTCACCAACCCAATTACATACCTTGGCTTGGTTACTTCTTCAAGGTTGCCCTAGTGGATAAGTTCGTCTTTGTGGACACCGTGGCTTATTCATGTGGCAGCTTCACCAATCGGAATTCCATAAAGACGCCAAACGGTCCGGCATGGCTAACGATCCCGGTACTTAAGAGCGGTCGAACTGGCCAACTCATCATGGAGGTACAAACCGATAATATCCAACCCTGGGTGCGGCGGCACGTGATGGCGCTCCAGAGTAATTATGGCAAGGCGCCATACTTCAAGGAGATATTTGCGCTACTGGAGCCACACTATGGCGCGGTGGACGGCAGCACCAATTCGCTCGCCGAGTTCAACATCGGCCTGATCCGTGCAATCGCCGCTTATCTTGGCATCGACACGCAGTGGATACGAGCTAGCGAATTAGGCGTTGCGGGGGCGAAGACCGACCTGGTTGCGAGTATCTGCACCGCCGTGGGCGCTGACACCTATGTAGCAGGGATGGGAGCCAAAGCGTATATGGAGAGCGATAAATTGGAAAACGCCGGGGTCGCTCTTGCATATTCCTCCTTCTCTCAAACACGTTACCCCCAACTGTCTGGTGAATTTGTCTCGAATCTATCCATCGTTGACGTTTTGATGAATTGCGGTGCTAGGGGAACTAGACGATTGTTAGGCATCGAATCCGACCCGGTCTGA